A window from Salvia miltiorrhiza cultivar Shanhuang (shh) chromosome 2, IMPLAD_Smil_shh, whole genome shotgun sequence encodes these proteins:
- the LOC131013232 gene encoding NAC transcription factor 56: MESTDSSTGSQQPQLPPGFRFHPTDEELVVHYLKKKVASAPLPVAIIAEVDLYKFDPWELPGKAIFGEQEWYFFSPRDRKYPNGARPNRAATSGYWKATGTDKPVMTGGGTQKVGVKKALVFYGGKPPKGIKTNWIMHEYRLVDNKPSSKPPGCDFVNKKGSLRLDDWVLCRIYKKNNAQRPLDQERDDIHDQLMGSINPQTLSMPSVGHHKYLESDHSLYDGMMSDAMNPHLASSKAALHLLPPHTLKRTINPSLYWNDDASPGPGPGTSPSTKRFLGDNCDAGTRGGASDDATNSIATILSQLPQTPTLQQQQAMLGNLGDGVFGQQPYHQVNWYT, from the exons ATGGAGAGCACCGATTCATCTACCGGGTCGCAGCAGCCGCAGCTGCCGCCGGGGTTCCGGTTCCACCCCACCGACGAGGAGCTGGTGGTGCACTACCTGAAGAAGAAGGTGGCCTCCGCCCCTTTGCCCGTCGCCATCATCGCCGAAGTCGATCTCTACAAGTTTGATCCATGGGAGCTCCCAG GCAAGGCTATATTTGGAGAGCAGGAATGGTACTTCTTCAGCCCTCGTGACCGCAAGTACCCGAACGGGGCGCGGCCGAACCGGGCCGCGACGTCCGGGTACTGGAAGGCGACGGGGACCGACAAGCCGGTGATGACGGGCGGCGGGACGCAGAAGGTCGGGGTGAAGAAAGCCCTGGTTTTCTACGGAGGAAAGCCACCCAAAGGGATCAAGACCAACTGGATCATGCATGAGTACAGGCTCGTAGACAACAAGCCTAGCTCCAAGCCTCCCGGTTGTGATTTCGTCAACAAAAAGGGATCTCTAAGG CTGGACGACTGGGTTCTATGTCGGATATACAAGAAGAACAACGCGCAGCGGCCGTTGGATCAGGAGCGCGACGACATACACGATCAGCTGATGGGATCAATTAATCCTCAGACTCTATCCATGCCTTCTGTGGGCCACCACAAATATCTGGAAAGCGACCACAGCCTCTACGACGGGATGATGAGCGACGCCATGAATCCCCATTTGGCCTCCTCAAAGGCGGCGCTCCACCTCCTCCCTCCCCACACCCTCAAGCGGACCATCAACCCCAGCCTCTACTGGAACGACGACGCCagccccggccccggccccggcaCCTCGCCCTCCACCAAGAGATTCTTGGGGGACAACTGCGACGCCGGCACCAGAGGCGGCGCCAGCGACGACGCCACCAACTCCATCGCCACCATTCTCAGCCAGCTCCCCCAGACGCCCAcgctgcagcagcagcaggcaaTGCTCGGAAACCTCGGCGACGGGGTTTTCGGACAGCAACCCTATCATCAAGTCAATTGGTACACATGA